In a single window of the Jaculus jaculus isolate mJacJac1 chromosome 9, mJacJac1.mat.Y.cur, whole genome shotgun sequence genome:
- the LOC123463513 gene encoding endogenous retrovirus group K member 7 Pro protein-like translates to MGCQPIPSDFKGPLPPDTVGLVLGRSSSALKGLIVHPGVIDEDYEGQVKILCSSPRGISSISCGDRIAQLLVLPSLHGLFPYKKDTRGTKGLGSSRGGCAYVSLDLDERPTLELIIRGKIFSGILDTGADTSIISTKWWPSNWPVNQSSQTLQGLGYESSPSISAQALRWRDHEGRAGEFIPYVLPLPVNLWGRDILHQMKFKLTNDYSSQSQQIMRDMGCVPEKGLGKMSQGSPEPVTVTQKLDRKGLGFS, encoded by the coding sequence ATGGGCTGTCAACCAATCCCCTCTGATTTTAAAGGACCCCTGCCCCCTGATACAGTAGGCTTGGTGCTAGGACGCTCATCTTCAGCTCTGAAAGGCTTAATTGTTCACCCTGGAGTTATTGATGAGGATTATGAAGGACAAGTAAAAATTCTGTGCTCTTCCCCTAGAGGGATATCTTCTATTTCCTGTGGGGATCGTATTGCTCAGCTTTTAGTATTGCCTAGCCTACATGGCTTGTTCCCTTATAAAAAGGATACTAGGGGAACAAAAGGTCTTGGATCCTCCAGAGGAGGATGTGCCTATGTCTCACTGGATCTGGATGAAAGACCAACCTTGGAGTTAATTATTCGAGGAAAAATTTTCTCTGGTATTTTAGATACGGGAGCAGATACTAGTATTATCTCCACCAAATGGTGGCCTTCTAATTGGCCTGTCAATCAGTCTTCACAAACCTTACAAGGGTTGGGATATGAGTCTTCTCCTAGTATAAGTGCTCAGGCTTTAAGATGGAGGGATCATGAAGGACGTGCGGGAGAATTCATACCATATGTACTCCCTTTACCAGTAAATTTGTGGGGACGAGATATTTTACACCAGATGAAGTTTAAATTGACTAATGATTACTCTAGTCAGAGTCAACAAATTATGAGAGATATGGGGTGTGTTCCAGAAAAAGGATTaggaaaaatgtcacaaggaaGTCCAGAGCCTGTGACTGTTACTCAAAAATTAGATCGAAAAGgactgggtttttcctag